A window of the Azospirillum formosense genome harbors these coding sequences:
- a CDS encoding ATP-binding protein has translation MQRAHLVAAFLTFAALCVGVSALSVSRDRHATLDQARREFAATAHLLDEHASRAIEAGDAQLRMLLDALERWDRRDPAEGRRIQAAMRARTERLPQIGGIWALDAQGRLLLDSAEHPPPPRDLSERDYARAHLGTAQGPPPGLHVGHHLPGPGTSQGRFTISRALRDEEGAVQAVAVAGIQNTYFSQMYGEAGWGEGARLALFTSGKEKLAEWPPDSAVAPPSAAWPQPWDPPGGPAIVEGSQIIAARTLSGFPIVVVASRPLAEVLAPWRERALWTTAVSGGILTGASVLFVFALAGARREEAVRAELLRANQSLDERVRRRTADLEKALRSAEMASLAKMKVLATVSHDLRQPLQGLAAFHELLLKEAPNPTLQQLGAMASASLQAGQRLLDDLLTLSRLEAGVVPVEIGTFPLAPLLDQLAAELRAEAEGKGLRLTVVPTKAWVRSDPARLQPILRNLLSNAVKYTARGGVVVGARPRGGSLRVEVWDSGRGIAKAELGTIWEEFYQIGNPARDGSRGAGLGLSIAERTARLLDHPLEVRSRVGRGSVFAVTLPRAPAPAAPHPGTAPRPPDPVAPAAPAGSSPAGSSPGRLSGRRILVVEDDPLQRSSLTLLLEQAGAGVMAADTFDSALAAAQATLQAPSAILSDYRLPGGTDGLSGIQTLRGVLGRDVPAILLTGELSADLVRAAKEAGCLVLTKPAAPNRILTTLAELTAGADATA, from the coding sequence ATGCAGCGTGCCCATCTCGTGGCCGCTTTCCTGACCTTTGCCGCCCTGTGCGTTGGCGTCTCCGCCCTCTCGGTGTCGCGCGACCGCCACGCCACGCTGGACCAGGCCCGTCGCGAATTCGCCGCGACCGCCCATCTTCTCGACGAACACGCCAGCCGCGCCATCGAGGCGGGGGACGCGCAATTGCGCATGCTGCTCGACGCGCTGGAGCGGTGGGACCGCCGCGACCCCGCCGAAGGGCGGCGCATCCAGGCCGCCATGCGCGCCCGCACGGAACGCCTGCCGCAGATCGGCGGGATCTGGGCGCTCGACGCGCAGGGCCGGCTGCTTCTCGACAGCGCGGAACACCCGCCGCCGCCCCGCGACCTGTCGGAGCGGGACTACGCCCGGGCCCATCTGGGAACGGCGCAGGGACCGCCGCCGGGTCTCCATGTCGGCCACCATCTGCCCGGCCCCGGCACCAGCCAGGGGCGCTTCACCATCAGCCGCGCCCTGCGCGACGAGGAGGGGGCCGTCCAGGCGGTCGCGGTGGCCGGCATCCAGAACACCTATTTCTCGCAGATGTACGGCGAGGCCGGCTGGGGCGAGGGGGCGCGGCTCGCGCTGTTCACCAGCGGCAAGGAGAAGCTGGCGGAATGGCCGCCGGACAGCGCCGTCGCCCCGCCGTCGGCCGCCTGGCCCCAGCCCTGGGATCCTCCCGGCGGCCCGGCGATCGTCGAGGGCTCGCAGATCATCGCCGCGCGCACGCTGTCCGGCTTCCCGATCGTGGTGGTGGCGAGCCGCCCCCTGGCCGAGGTGCTGGCCCCTTGGCGGGAACGCGCCCTGTGGACCACGGCGGTCAGCGGCGGCATCCTGACCGGAGCGTCCGTGCTGTTCGTCTTCGCCCTGGCCGGCGCGCGGCGGGAGGAGGCGGTCCGGGCGGAGCTTCTGCGCGCCAACCAGAGCCTGGACGAACGGGTCCGCCGGCGCACGGCGGACCTGGAAAAGGCCCTGCGTAGCGCCGAGATGGCCAGCCTCGCCAAGATGAAGGTGCTGGCGACCGTCAGCCACGACCTGCGCCAGCCCCTGCAAGGCCTCGCCGCCTTCCACGAGCTGCTGTTGAAGGAGGCGCCGAACCCGACGCTCCAGCAGCTCGGCGCCATGGCCTCGGCGTCGCTCCAGGCGGGGCAGCGGCTGCTCGACGATCTGCTGACCCTGTCGCGGCTCGAGGCCGGGGTGGTGCCGGTGGAGATCGGCACCTTCCCGCTCGCCCCACTGCTCGACCAGCTCGCCGCCGAGCTGCGGGCGGAGGCCGAGGGGAAGGGCCTGCGGCTGACCGTGGTGCCCACCAAGGCCTGGGTGCGCAGCGACCCGGCACGGCTCCAGCCGATCCTGCGCAACCTGCTGTCCAACGCCGTCAAGTACACGGCGCGCGGCGGGGTGGTCGTCGGCGCGCGGCCACGAGGCGGCAGCCTGCGGGTGGAGGTCTGGGACAGCGGCCGGGGCATCGCCAAGGCGGAACTGGGCACGATCTGGGAGGAGTTCTATCAGATCGGCAACCCGGCCCGCGACGGGTCGCGCGGCGCCGGCCTCGGCCTGTCCATCGCGGAGCGCACCGCCCGCCTGCTCGACCATCCGCTGGAGGTCCGGTCGCGGGTCGGTCGCGGGTCCGTGTTCGCGGTCACCCTGCCCCGCGCTCCCGCCCCCGCCGCCCCGCATCCGGGAACGGCGCCCCGTCCGCCGGACCCCGTCGCGCCGGCCGCCCCCGCCGGCTCCTCCCCTGCCGGCTCCTCCCCCGGGCGCCTGTCCGGGCGGCGGATCCTGGTGGTCGAGGACGACCCGCTGCAGCGCAGCTCCCTGACCCTGCTGCTGGAGCAGGCCGGGGCCGGGGTGATGGCCGCAGACACCTTCGATTCCGCCCTCGCCGCCGCCCAGGCGACCCTCCAGGCGCCCTCGGCGATCCTCAGCGACTACCGGTTGCCCGGCGGCACCGATGGGCTGAGCGGCATCCAGACGCTTCGCGGGGTGCTGGGACGCGACGTCCCGGCCATCCTGCTGACCGGGGAACTGTCCGCCGACCTCGTGCGCGCCGCCAAGGAGGCGGGCTGCCTCGTGCTGACCAAGCCCGCAGCGCCCAACCGCATCCTGACCACCCTGGCGGAACTGACCGCGGGCGCCGATGCGACCGCTTGA
- a CDS encoding cold-shock protein, translating into MATGTVKWFNTTKGYGFIQPDDGTADVFVHISAVERSGINIHEGQKLSYELQRDPKKGKSAAANLKEA; encoded by the coding sequence ATGGCTACTGGAACCGTGAAATGGTTCAACACCACCAAGGGCTACGGCTTCATCCAGCCGGACGATGGGACGGCCGACGTGTTCGTTCACATCTCCGCCGTTGAGCGGTCGGGCATCAACATTCATGAGGGCCAGAAGCTGTCCTACGAACTCCAGCGCGATCCCAAGAAGGGAAAGAGCGCCGCGGCCAACCTGAAGGAGGCGTAA
- a CDS encoding MarR family transcriptional regulator: MADIKAGVNQLFLREEELRTGMELLFYAYREFTAEPDEILAQIGFGRAHHRVIYFVGRYPKITVSELLAILKITKQSLSRVLGELVRQEFIQQQTGVRDRRQRLLELTEKGVELERQLSETQRQRIARAYRMAGAEAVEGFRKVMLGMMDEEDRVKFAPPVPTRLAAVKR, translated from the coding sequence ATGGCTGACATAAAAGCGGGCGTGAACCAGCTTTTCCTGCGCGAGGAGGAACTTCGCACGGGCATGGAGCTGCTGTTCTACGCCTATCGGGAATTCACCGCGGAGCCGGACGAGATCCTGGCGCAGATCGGCTTCGGCCGGGCGCACCACCGTGTCATCTACTTCGTCGGGCGCTACCCGAAGATCACCGTGTCGGAGCTTCTGGCGATCCTGAAGATCACCAAGCAGAGCCTGTCGCGCGTGCTGGGGGAGTTGGTCCGGCAGGAGTTCATTCAGCAGCAGACGGGCGTGCGGGACCGGCGGCAGCGTCTGCTGGAACTGACGGAAAAGGGCGTGGAACTGGAACGCCAGCTGTCCGAAACGCAGCGGCAGCGGATCGCCCGCGCCTACCGCATGGCCGGGGCGGAGGCCGTCGAGGGCTTCCGCAAGGTGATGCTGGGCATGATGGATGAGGAGGACCGCGTCAAGTTCGCTCCCCCCGTGCCGACCCGGCTCGCCGCCGTGAAGCGGTAG
- a CDS encoding branched-chain amino acid aminotransferase yields the protein MSILPFDDRDGVIWYDGALVPWREANLHVLSHGLHYASCVFEGERVYNGKVFKLTEHSERLAASARILGFELPYSVAEIDAATNETVKAMGFTDAYVRPVAWRGSEMMGVAAQDSRIHVAIAVWQWPSYFSPEAKMAGIKLTWAPWRRPAPDTAPTASKAAGLYMICTLSKHAAEAEGYQDALMLDYRGYLAEATGANLFLVMDGKLHTPKPDCFLDGITRRTVIDLAKARGIEVVERHIKPDELANTQEVFLTGTAAEVTPVGQIGEHRFTPGRVCETLVKDYDALVRG from the coding sequence ATGTCCATCCTTCCCTTCGACGACCGCGACGGCGTGATCTGGTACGACGGCGCGCTGGTGCCGTGGCGCGAGGCGAATCTGCACGTCCTGTCGCACGGCCTCCATTACGCGAGCTGCGTGTTCGAAGGCGAGCGCGTCTACAACGGCAAGGTGTTCAAGCTGACCGAGCACAGCGAGCGTCTGGCCGCCTCGGCCCGCATCCTGGGCTTCGAGCTTCCTTATTCGGTGGCGGAGATCGACGCCGCGACCAACGAGACGGTGAAGGCCATGGGCTTCACCGACGCCTATGTCCGCCCGGTGGCGTGGCGCGGCAGCGAGATGATGGGCGTGGCGGCGCAGGACAGCCGCATCCACGTCGCCATCGCCGTCTGGCAGTGGCCGAGCTACTTCAGCCCCGAGGCCAAGATGGCCGGCATCAAGCTGACCTGGGCGCCGTGGCGCCGCCCGGCCCCGGACACCGCCCCGACGGCGTCGAAGGCGGCGGGGCTCTACATGATCTGCACGCTGTCCAAGCACGCGGCGGAGGCCGAGGGCTATCAGGACGCGCTGATGCTCGACTACCGCGGCTATCTGGCCGAGGCGACCGGGGCGAACCTGTTCCTGGTGATGGACGGCAAGCTTCACACGCCGAAGCCCGACTGCTTCCTGGACGGCATCACCCGCCGCACGGTGATCGACCTCGCCAAGGCCCGCGGCATCGAGGTGGTCGAGCGCCACATCAAGCCGGACGAGCTGGCGAACACCCAGGAGGTCTTCCTGACCGGCACCGCCGCCGAGGTCACCCCGGTCGGCCAGATCGGCGAGCACCGCTTCACGCCGGGCCGCGTCTGCGAGACGCTGGTGAAGGACTACGACGCGCTGGTGCGCGGGTAA
- a CDS encoding heme-binding protein → MINDSQSILLDKPREAAAPSTGAPLRSAGTHLATADRLGALRDLPGFWEGTGFSLIARPDFSGNSPNGFFLELSELRETIEFTTIGSPVFNRGSLQDDIAIFGVTYLHRVTDGVTGGALHIEPGMWLNIPATTEPKADASVARLATIPHGNAFTTVGFVQHAEFDRLPDIPPANTVPFDIDGQPLAPGTKNPYPEYDLGTPSAFRSGPLPASITQAIVDDPNQMLRDTLARQVDEQGMTLKTITRLITSTASAGGIGNIPFITSNANTLSLESVFAIELVEDASGAEFLQLQYSQTALLNFRGKSFPHVTVGTLIKAF, encoded by the coding sequence ATGATCAACGACAGCCAGTCGATCCTGCTCGACAAGCCGCGTGAGGCGGCGGCACCGAGCACCGGCGCCCCCCTGCGCAGCGCGGGGACGCATCTTGCCACCGCCGACCGCCTGGGCGCGCTCAGGGATCTTCCGGGATTCTGGGAGGGCACGGGCTTCAGCCTGATCGCCCGTCCGGATTTCTCCGGCAACAGCCCGAACGGTTTCTTTCTGGAGCTGAGCGAGCTGCGGGAAACCATCGAGTTCACGACCATCGGCTCGCCGGTGTTCAACCGCGGCAGCCTGCAGGACGACATCGCCATTTTCGGGGTCACCTACCTGCACCGGGTGACCGACGGCGTCACCGGCGGCGCGCTGCACATCGAACCGGGCATGTGGCTGAACATCCCGGCGACCACCGAACCGAAGGCGGACGCCAGCGTCGCGCGTCTGGCGACCATTCCGCACGGCAACGCCTTCACCACCGTCGGCTTCGTCCAGCACGCGGAGTTCGACCGGTTGCCGGACATCCCGCCGGCCAACACCGTGCCGTTCGACATCGACGGCCAGCCGCTGGCGCCCGGCACGAAGAATCCCTATCCTGAGTACGATCTCGGCACGCCGAGCGCCTTCCGCAGCGGCCCGCTGCCCGCCTCCATCACGCAGGCCATCGTCGACGACCCGAACCAGATGCTGCGCGACACGCTGGCCCGTCAGGTGGACGAGCAGGGCATGACGCTGAAGACGATCACGCGCCTGATCACCTCCACGGCCTCGGCCGGCGGCATCGGGAACATCCCGTTCATCACCAGCAACGCCAACACCTTGAGCCTGGAGTCGGTGTTCGCCATCGAGCTGGTCGAGGATGCGTCGGGCGCCGAATTCCTGCAGCTTCAGTATTCGCAGACCGCGTTGCTGAACTTCAGGGGCAAGAGCTTCCCGCACGTCACGGTCGGGACATTGATCAAGGCGTTCTGA
- a CDS encoding sugar phosphate isomerase/epimerase family protein, protein MNKTAKRDINLSFFMFTANLQPDNEAYTKVIIRHIQAMTELGYDGFDLPIHPVQTADHAAEVESYTRMRRAFDRAGLEGVRFTTNVGTTRTFDPTSPYRQQREQALAYLKSRVDITAVLGGESIMAGPFVFPYGVFPTTDDGDPLWSDALQAWLAPRYEAARPVLQELGEYAERKGVKLGIEPVDHWETPAPNMVSDVLDFLQGVQTAQTGLTIDSAHVVLGSNGPLVFEDNLRSAVAQSRLHYVHISAPDRGAVHDSWIPWGTFLRPILPVYHGPLLVEVFNAVPPFTNLLRLTRRKFWIPGEDAPEPGLPSAYDIAREGLATLKREIERLGHRH, encoded by the coding sequence ATGAACAAGACCGCCAAGAGGGACATCAACCTCAGCTTCTTCATGTTCACGGCGAACCTGCAGCCGGACAACGAGGCCTACACCAAGGTCATCATCCGCCACATACAGGCGATGACCGAGCTGGGCTACGACGGCTTCGACCTGCCGATCCACCCGGTGCAGACCGCCGACCACGCGGCGGAGGTGGAAAGCTACACGCGCATGCGGCGGGCCTTCGACCGGGCCGGCCTGGAGGGCGTGCGCTTCACCACCAACGTCGGCACCACGCGCACCTTCGATCCCACCTCTCCCTACCGGCAGCAGCGCGAGCAGGCGCTCGCCTACCTGAAGTCGCGCGTGGACATCACCGCGGTTCTGGGCGGCGAGTCCATCATGGCCGGTCCGTTCGTCTTCCCCTACGGCGTGTTTCCGACCACGGACGACGGCGACCCGCTCTGGAGCGACGCTCTGCAGGCATGGCTGGCGCCGCGCTACGAGGCGGCCCGCCCCGTCCTGCAGGAGCTGGGCGAATACGCGGAGAGGAAGGGCGTCAAGCTGGGGATCGAGCCGGTCGATCACTGGGAGACCCCGGCACCGAACATGGTGTCGGACGTGCTGGACTTCCTCCAGGGAGTCCAGACCGCACAGACCGGCCTGACCATCGACAGCGCCCATGTGGTTCTGGGGAGCAACGGACCGCTGGTGTTCGAGGACAACCTGCGCAGCGCGGTGGCGCAGAGCCGGCTGCACTATGTGCACATCTCCGCGCCCGATCGCGGGGCGGTGCACGACAGCTGGATTCCCTGGGGCACCTTCCTCCGCCCGATCCTGCCGGTGTACCACGGCCCTCTGCTGGTCGAGGTGTTCAACGCCGTTCCGCCCTTCACCAATCTCCTGCGCCTGACGCGGCGGAAGTTCTGGATTCCCGGTGAGGACGCGCCGGAGCCCGGCCTGCCGAGCGCCTACGACATCGCGCGCGAAGGGCTGGCGACGCTGAAGCGCGAGATCGAGCGCCTGGGCCACAGGCACTGA
- the iolE gene encoding myo-inosose-2 dehydratase, protein MSFMIPKLSPDKVWLGITPTLWWNDDFLNIDIGIPFEQCVSEMALAGYVGCSIGHKYPTDPQTLKAALDLRGLRVSEPWVSTYFTIESMKAQTIQKVRQQLAFIKQVEGHENDLRRADLVVAEFGGAVNPLPVALYPNVPTFNDRQWDELAAGLNEIGRIAREEGRRLCYHPHMGTGVMRQAAVERLMAATDPDLVFLLLDTAHLYCGGADPLEITRKYATRIKHIHLKDFREGVLTEMHAKGMSFEQGIEAGIFTVPGDGSYKHFPEILSILGEVGFEGWLVIEAEQDPAKANPLQYARMARAYLREQLGW, encoded by the coding sequence ATGAGCTTCATGATTCCCAAGCTGTCCCCGGACAAGGTTTGGCTCGGCATCACGCCGACGCTCTGGTGGAACGACGACTTCCTGAACATCGACATCGGCATCCCCTTCGAGCAGTGCGTCAGCGAGATGGCGCTGGCCGGCTATGTCGGGTGCAGCATCGGCCACAAATACCCGACCGATCCGCAGACGCTGAAGGCGGCGCTGGACCTGCGCGGCCTGCGCGTGTCGGAGCCGTGGGTCAGCACCTACTTCACCATCGAATCGATGAAGGCGCAGACCATCCAGAAGGTCCGCCAGCAGCTGGCCTTCATCAAGCAGGTGGAAGGCCACGAGAACGACCTGCGCCGCGCCGATCTGGTGGTGGCGGAGTTCGGCGGCGCCGTCAATCCGCTGCCCGTGGCTCTGTACCCCAACGTTCCGACGTTCAACGACCGCCAATGGGACGAGCTGGCCGCCGGCCTCAACGAGATCGGCCGGATCGCCCGGGAGGAGGGCCGCCGCCTGTGCTATCACCCGCACATGGGCACCGGCGTGATGAGGCAGGCGGCGGTCGAACGGCTGATGGCGGCGACCGATCCGGATCTGGTGTTCCTGCTGCTGGACACCGCCCACCTCTACTGCGGCGGCGCCGATCCGCTGGAGATCACGCGCAAATACGCGACCCGCATCAAGCACATCCATCTGAAGGACTTCCGCGAGGGCGTGCTGACGGAGATGCACGCCAAGGGCATGTCCTTCGAGCAGGGGATCGAGGCCGGCATCTTCACCGTGCCGGGCGACGGCTCCTACAAGCACTTTCCGGAGATCCTGTCGATCCTGGGCGAGGTCGGCTTCGAAGGCTGGCTGGTCATCGAGGCGGAGCAGGACCCGGCCAAGGCCAACCCGCTCCAATACGCCAGGATGGCGCGCGCCTACCTCCGCGAGCAGTTGGGGTGGTGA
- a CDS encoding ferritin-like protein, with translation MPSSKITTVSELKNYLYLAMQLEHATLPAYLTALYSIKPGTNTDAVHILRVVAVEEMLHLTIAANLLNAIGGTPDLTRPGFVPSYPTYLPDGETDFTVGILRFGKEAVETFKKIERPSKGDGRLVRRSYAAGTSVLGRHPESDEMHFYSIGDFYKAIADGFELLEAEAQGLGRTIFTGDPKRQVTSEYYYSGGGTLFAVTDLESAKRAITLVMTQGEGTESSIYDGDDELSHYYRFDQLTHGRYYQKGDEPHHPTGPALTVDWEASYPIAANVKLANFPAGTELSDAARSFNQAYAKFLKTITRAYDGKPELLLAAVPLMFDFRNLITELVRNPLPDSAGCNAAPTFEIDAVTAAEALAAAREEVVA, from the coding sequence GTGCCTTCCAGCAAGATCACGACAGTCTCTGAACTGAAGAACTACCTGTATCTGGCGATGCAGTTGGAGCATGCGACGCTCCCGGCCTATCTCACGGCGCTCTATTCCATCAAGCCGGGGACCAACACCGACGCCGTCCACATCCTGCGGGTGGTGGCGGTGGAGGAGATGCTGCACCTGACCATCGCGGCGAACCTGCTGAACGCCATCGGCGGCACGCCGGACCTGACGCGCCCCGGCTTCGTGCCGTCCTACCCGACCTACCTGCCGGACGGCGAGACGGACTTCACGGTCGGCATCCTGCGCTTCGGCAAGGAGGCCGTGGAGACCTTCAAGAAGATCGAGCGGCCGAGCAAGGGCGACGGCCGGCTGGTCCGCCGGTCCTATGCGGCCGGCACCTCGGTCCTCGGCCGGCACCCGGAAAGCGACGAGATGCATTTCTACAGCATCGGCGACTTCTACAAAGCCATCGCGGACGGCTTCGAACTCCTGGAAGCGGAGGCGCAGGGGCTGGGCAGGACCATCTTCACCGGCGATCCCAAGCGGCAGGTCACGTCGGAATACTACTACTCCGGCGGCGGCACACTGTTCGCCGTGACCGACCTGGAGAGCGCGAAGCGCGCCATCACGCTGGTCATGACGCAGGGCGAGGGCACCGAGAGCAGCATCTACGACGGCGACGACGAGCTGTCGCACTATTACCGCTTCGACCAGTTGACCCACGGGCGCTACTACCAGAAGGGCGACGAGCCGCACCACCCCACGGGGCCGGCCCTCACGGTCGACTGGGAGGCGTCCTACCCCATCGCGGCGAACGTCAAGCTGGCCAACTTCCCCGCCGGGACCGAGCTGTCCGACGCGGCGCGGTCGTTCAACCAAGCCTACGCGAAGTTCCTGAAGACCATCACGCGGGCCTACGACGGCAAGCCGGAGCTTCTGCTGGCGGCCGTGCCGCTGATGTTCGATTTCCGCAATCTGATCACCGAGCTGGTGCGCAACCCGCTGCCGGACAGCGCCGGCTGCAACGCCGCGCCGACCTTCGAGATCGATGCGGTGACCGCGGCCGAGGCCCTGGCCGCCGCCCGCGAGGAGGTGGTGGCATGA
- a CDS encoding GMC family oxidoreductase — translation MLFPIDSARRTDIEAVSADDRYDAVIVGTGISGAIIANELSRAGKRVLVLEAGTGTDRTLTGYETYLSNFYGASSKDNQSPFPANPNAAMPRSPLLRKLQPGETDSSTYMVQSGPYVTDTTFTRVFGGTTMHWEAKTPRMLPEDFKTRSLFGQGLDWPLGYDDLEADYRTAEREIGVSANVEEQTYLGLHFPKDYVFPMKGLPLSYLDKQVARGIDDTRVELCGESYPIKIRPYPQGRNGIPNPAYDGGKGYVPIGAVNTHQVEEGERCQGNTNCVPLCPVQARYHSGKTLAKALHTGRVDLLVQAVVSKVVTDPDNGTVTALEVKVYKEPQSAEHRTITVKGTIFVIAANAIETPRLMLASGLRDSAGLMGRNLMDHAYLLNWGLMPEVCGTMRGTSCTGGIIDLRAGGFRRHQAAFSVDIHNDGWGWATGAPFSDLTELVDQQNLFGPDLRRGLIDRISRQLLLAFMIEVPPTESNRVTVDPQYTDQLGNMRPVVSFTVPDYSMRGAAYAREFSKTVFARLGVADHTRYDPGDYGYVTYEGQGYAIRGGNHIAGTHIMGTDRSNSVVDTDQRSWDHANLYLVGAGSMPTIGTANVTLTLAALCYRSARAMLKQLH, via the coding sequence GTGCTGTTTCCAATTGACTCTGCGCGGCGGACGGACATCGAGGCGGTGTCCGCGGACGACCGGTACGACGCTGTGATCGTCGGCACGGGCATCTCCGGCGCCATCATCGCAAACGAACTGAGCCGGGCCGGCAAGCGCGTGCTGGTGCTGGAGGCGGGAACGGGCACCGACCGGACGCTGACCGGCTACGAGACGTATCTTTCCAACTTCTACGGCGCGTCGTCGAAGGACAACCAGTCGCCCTTCCCCGCCAACCCCAACGCCGCGATGCCGCGCAGCCCGCTGCTGCGCAAGCTCCAGCCGGGCGAGACGGACAGTTCCACCTACATGGTGCAGTCCGGCCCCTACGTCACCGACACGACCTTCACCCGCGTCTTCGGCGGCACGACCATGCACTGGGAGGCCAAGACCCCCCGCATGCTGCCGGAGGATTTCAAGACGCGCAGCCTGTTCGGGCAGGGGCTCGACTGGCCGCTCGGCTACGACGATCTGGAGGCCGACTACCGCACGGCGGAGCGCGAGATCGGCGTGTCCGCCAACGTCGAGGAGCAGACCTATCTGGGCCTGCATTTCCCGAAAGACTACGTCTTCCCCATGAAAGGACTTCCGCTGTCCTACCTGGACAAGCAGGTCGCCCGGGGCATCGACGACACCCGGGTCGAACTGTGCGGCGAGAGCTACCCGATCAAGATCCGCCCCTATCCGCAGGGCCGCAACGGCATCCCCAACCCAGCCTACGACGGCGGCAAGGGCTACGTCCCCATCGGCGCCGTCAACACGCACCAGGTCGAGGAGGGTGAGCGCTGCCAGGGCAACACCAACTGCGTGCCGCTCTGCCCGGTGCAGGCCAGGTATCACTCCGGCAAGACGCTAGCCAAGGCACTGCACACCGGGCGCGTCGATCTGCTGGTGCAGGCCGTCGTCTCCAAGGTCGTCACCGATCCCGACAACGGGACCGTCACCGCGCTGGAGGTCAAGGTCTACAAGGAGCCGCAGTCGGCCGAGCACAGGACGATCACCGTCAAGGGCACGATCTTCGTGATCGCCGCGAACGCCATCGAGACGCCGCGGCTGATGCTCGCGTCGGGCTTGCGCGACAGCGCCGGGCTGATGGGGCGCAACCTGATGGACCACGCCTACCTGCTGAACTGGGGCCTGATGCCCGAGGTGTGCGGCACCATGCGCGGCACGAGCTGCACCGGCGGGATCATCGATCTGCGGGCCGGCGGCTTCCGCCGACACCAGGCCGCCTTCAGCGTGGACATCCACAACGACGGCTGGGGCTGGGCGACCGGCGCTCCCTTCAGCGACCTGACCGAACTGGTGGACCAGCAGAACCTTTTCGGACCCGACCTGCGCCGCGGGCTGATCGACCGCATCTCGCGCCAGCTCCTGCTCGCCTTCATGATCGAGGTTCCGCCGACGGAGAGCAACCGCGTCACCGTCGATCCGCAATACACCGACCAGCTCGGCAACATGCGGCCGGTGGTGTCCTTCACGGTGCCGGACTATTCGATGCGCGGCGCCGCCTACGCCCGGGAATTCTCGAAGACCGTGTTCGCCCGCCTGGGCGTGGCCGACCACACCCGTTACGACCCCGGCGACTACGGCTACGTGACGTACGAAGGCCAGGGCTACGCGATCCGCGGCGGCAACCACATCGCCGGGACGCACATCATGGGCACGGACAGGAGCAACTCGGTCGTCGACACCGACCAGCGCTCCTGGGACCACGCGAACCTGTATCTGGTCGGCGCCGGCAGCATGCCGACGATCGGCACCGCCAACGTGACCCTGACCCTCGCCGCGCTCTGCTACCGGAGCGCCCGCGCGATGCTCAAGCAGCTGCATTGA